From one Rhizobium rosettiformans genomic stretch:
- a CDS encoding GumC family protein: MPSVDRDQHDVDIDLAQLFRAVWERKGRILAATALVGVLAFIGANAISPTYKGDAKLLIEPREPNFSASGTASSTAEPLPDELNIASQVQLLQSVDLIKQVARDLKLHERTEFDPDSSPSVVTDFLVLFGLKSNPLELPPEERVINAFKEKLAVYQVDKSRVIGIEFTSQDPKLAAAVPNTMMDVYRSLQSGAKLDSNSDAVRWLETEIANLREKVREAEQKVAEYRSSAGLMSLGSDQSSFSSKQLSDISTELARVRGERANAEATAENLRASIKAGRSTETLDAVARSESIQRLRAAESQLRAQNSDLSTRLLDGHPQMKALRAQLSGIREQVRAESLKVAAGLENEAAVARERETQLLAQLNTLKADTARAGEDEVGLKSLEREATAQRQLLETYLARYREASSRLDKDSSPADARVISTAIEPQQPNFPKVLPITIVATLSTMILAAVAVMLAELFSGRALRPTGSVAPVAVRREEEALPRQETAPHPGKPDRSTDTPASLLNVAPDADLVEELEQVVTAEIPAAETAEEHDEFSIASVANFLVEQETRIAFAISPSGDDGSLGTVALARELADRGKRMVLVDMTGSACPTRLMASWRDLPGITDLLTGEAAFADCIHPDRSSTADIVPQGNADIRQAMRGADRLSMIVDALADVYDLVLVECGPANAQGVARLSRNGRHEIILSAPDPRPDELAEIMVAFEDVGYSDLALLSVKTPPSRHAREAA, encoded by the coding sequence ATGCCGAGTGTGGACCGCGATCAACATGATGTCGATATCGACCTGGCCCAGCTCTTTCGCGCCGTGTGGGAGCGAAAGGGGAGGATCCTGGCCGCGACCGCTCTTGTCGGGGTGTTGGCCTTCATCGGTGCCAATGCGATCTCGCCCACCTACAAGGGCGATGCAAAACTTCTGATCGAGCCCCGGGAGCCGAACTTCTCCGCATCGGGAACCGCGTCCTCGACCGCCGAACCCTTGCCCGATGAACTGAATATCGCAAGCCAGGTGCAACTGCTTCAGTCCGTCGATCTGATCAAACAGGTGGCCCGGGACCTCAAGCTGCATGAGCGCACCGAATTCGATCCGGACTCCAGCCCTTCCGTCGTCACCGACTTCCTCGTGCTCTTTGGACTGAAGAGTAACCCGCTGGAACTTCCGCCCGAAGAGCGCGTCATCAACGCCTTCAAGGAAAAGCTCGCCGTCTATCAGGTCGACAAGTCGCGGGTGATCGGGATCGAGTTCACATCGCAGGATCCGAAGCTCGCGGCAGCCGTCCCGAACACCATGATGGACGTCTACCGCTCCTTGCAGAGCGGTGCCAAGCTCGACAGCAATTCCGACGCCGTCCGCTGGCTAGAGACAGAGATCGCCAACCTGCGCGAGAAAGTTCGCGAAGCCGAGCAGAAGGTTGCTGAATATCGCTCCTCGGCGGGCCTGATGTCGCTCGGCTCCGATCAGAGCTCGTTCAGCAGCAAGCAGCTCTCCGATATCTCGACAGAACTTGCCCGAGTGCGTGGCGAACGGGCAAATGCGGAAGCGACCGCCGAGAACCTGCGCGCCAGCATTAAAGCTGGAAGGTCGACCGAAACGCTGGATGCGGTTGCCCGCTCGGAATCGATCCAGCGCTTGAGGGCCGCCGAATCGCAACTCCGCGCCCAGAATTCCGATCTCTCCACGCGCCTCCTCGATGGTCATCCCCAGATGAAGGCATTGCGCGCTCAACTTTCGGGTATCCGCGAGCAGGTACGGGCCGAATCCCTGAAGGTAGCGGCTGGCCTGGAAAATGAAGCGGCCGTTGCCCGTGAACGCGAAACACAGCTGCTAGCCCAGCTGAATACACTGAAGGCGGACACGGCCCGTGCAGGCGAGGACGAAGTGGGCTTGAAGTCGCTGGAGCGCGAGGCGACGGCCCAGCGTCAGCTGCTCGAAACCTATCTGGCCCGCTACCGCGAGGCGTCCTCGCGCCTCGACAAGGATTCGAGCCCTGCCGACGCGCGCGTGATCTCCACCGCGATCGAGCCGCAGCAGCCGAACTTCCCGAAGGTCCTGCCGATCACGATCGTTGCCACGCTCTCGACCATGATCCTCGCGGCCGTTGCCGTGATGCTGGCCGAACTTTTCAGCGGTCGCGCATTGCGTCCGACGGGATCAGTGGCCCCCGTTGCCGTCCGTCGTGAGGAAGAGGCACTTCCTCGGCAGGAAACCGCTCCCCATCCGGGCAAGCCCGATCGTTCGACCGATACGCCCGCGAGCCTGTTGAACGTTGCCCCGGACGCCGATCTGGTGGAGGAGCTGGAGCAGGTCGTCACCGCCGAGATCCCGGCGGCTGAGACAGCCGAGGAGCACGACGAATTCTCGATCGCGTCTGTCGCCAACTTTCTCGTGGAGCAGGAGACGCGGATCGCCTTTGCAATCTCGCCGTCCGGCGACGATGGTTCGCTCGGAACAGTCGCTCTCGCCCGCGAACTGGCTGATCGCGGCAAGCGCATGGTGCTCGTCGATATGACGGGATCGGCCTGCCCGACGCGTCTGATGGCGTCGTGGCGCGACCTTCCGGGGATCACCGACCTGTTGACTGGCGAAGCGGCCTTTGCCGATTGCATCCATCCGGATCGTTCCTCGACGGCCGATATCGTGCCCCAGGGCAATGCGGATATCCGCCAGGCCATGCGGGGTGCCGACCGTCTTTCGATGATCGTTGACGCGCTTGCCGACGTCTACGATCTGGTGCTGGTCGAATGCGGTCCTGCCAACGCACAAGGCGTTGCGCGTCTCAGCCGCAATGGCCGCCACGAGATCATCCTCTCGGCTCCCGATCCGAGGCCGGATGAGCTGGCCGAGATCATGGTTGCCTTCGAGGATGTCGGCTACTCAGATCTCGCGCTGCTTTCGGTGAAGACGCCGCCAAGCCGCCACGCGAGAGAGGCAGCCTGA
- a CDS encoding GNAT family N-acetyltransferase, with protein sequence MRAQIRHDAMAFAEDLPDDGATVERNHASLDSPAGRLSLRVHPRMAPVERAWRQLESDPWNSLHQGYDWCRAWVETHGHPLAIVEGRLNNEIAFLLPLEIERHYLVRNARFIGSAFTNFNSGLFSASFRSIASTLPGPALETLLVEALRDHADLLSLTNIPFDWRGERHPLSALPHIRNQNASFQLPLCATMEETIAPLNAKSRRKKYRAQVRKLEAAGGFDHIRPTKLAEQQALLERFFQQKAARFAVGGLPNVFQPAETQAFFRMLLEFDSGGSDVPLELHAIRLKGEHDGKIAAITGLSRKGDHVICQFGSIDDSLMAEASPGELLFWLVIERSALNGAALFDFGIGDQDYKRRWCSVQTVHHDVLLPLRPAGHLAAMMHRGLTRMKTFIKGNPHLYTLIQRIRAQGTAAAIAKSED encoded by the coding sequence ATGCGGGCCCAGATACGCCATGATGCAATGGCATTTGCCGAAGATCTGCCAGATGACGGCGCCACCGTAGAACGCAATCATGCGAGCCTCGACAGCCCGGCCGGACGGCTCTCGCTGAGGGTCCACCCGCGCATGGCGCCCGTCGAACGGGCATGGCGGCAGCTCGAGTCCGATCCGTGGAACTCTCTGCATCAAGGCTATGACTGGTGCCGCGCCTGGGTCGAGACCCATGGCCATCCGCTTGCCATCGTCGAAGGACGCCTGAACAACGAGATCGCCTTCCTGCTGCCGCTCGAAATCGAACGGCACTATCTCGTGCGCAATGCCCGCTTCATCGGATCCGCCTTCACGAACTTCAACAGCGGCCTGTTCAGCGCCAGCTTCCGGTCGATCGCGTCGACGCTTCCCGGCCCCGCGCTCGAAACACTGTTGGTCGAAGCCTTGCGTGACCACGCCGATCTACTCAGCTTGACGAACATCCCCTTCGACTGGCGTGGCGAGCGGCATCCGCTATCGGCTCTGCCGCATATCCGCAACCAGAACGCATCCTTCCAGCTGCCGCTGTGTGCGACCATGGAAGAGACGATAGCGCCGCTGAATGCCAAGAGCCGCCGCAAGAAGTATCGGGCGCAGGTGCGCAAGCTGGAAGCCGCAGGCGGATTCGACCATATCCGCCCGACCAAGCTTGCCGAGCAGCAAGCCCTGCTCGAACGCTTCTTTCAGCAGAAGGCCGCCCGGTTTGCCGTGGGCGGCTTGCCGAATGTCTTCCAGCCCGCGGAGACACAGGCCTTCTTTCGCATGCTTCTTGAATTCGATTCCGGCGGAAGCGACGTGCCGCTCGAACTGCATGCTATTCGCCTGAAGGGTGAGCATGACGGCAAGATCGCCGCGATCACCGGTCTCTCGCGTAAGGGCGACCACGTCATCTGCCAGTTTGGCTCGATCGACGACAGTCTGATGGCGGAGGCCAGCCCAGGCGAACTCCTGTTCTGGTTGGTCATCGAGCGCAGCGCCCTGAACGGTGCTGCCCTGTTCGACTTTGGCATTGGCGATCAGGACTACAAGCGGCGCTGGTGCTCCGTGCAAACCGTGCACCATGATGTCTTGCTGCCTCTGCGCCCTGCCGGTCACCTCGCGGCGATGATGCATCGCGGCCTCACCCGGATGAAAACCTTCATCAAGGGCAATCCGCATCTCTATACGCTCATCCAAAGGATCCGAGCCCAGGGCACGGCTGCGGCGATCGCCAAATCAGAGGATTGA
- a CDS encoding DUF2842 domain-containing protein, giving the protein MTRRPKLRSFVGTILIILIVSIYALLATTIATATLATAPWWAHLLYFLLTGLLWVIPAMLVIKWMAGPFKKKDAD; this is encoded by the coding sequence ATGACACGGCGCCCGAAACTGAGATCCTTTGTCGGCACGATCCTGATCATCCTGATCGTGTCGATCTATGCGCTGCTCGCCACGACCATCGCAACAGCGACGCTCGCCACGGCTCCGTGGTGGGCCCATCTGCTTTACTTCCTGTTGACCGGACTGCTCTGGGTCATCCCCGCCATGCTGGTGATCAAGTGGATGGCTGGCCCCTTCAAGAAGAAGGACGCGGATTAA
- a CDS encoding COX15/CtaA family protein yields MTAVLTGTELQVRKDIARVDADRKAIRIWLGVVIFALFCLVLVGGATRLTDSGLSITQWKPIHGVIPPLTAAEWEEELELYRQIPQYQQINKGMSLDEFKFIFWWEWAHRLLARLIGVIFALPLAYFWIRGKIEPSLRAPLVGLLALGGLQGFIGWWMVSSGLSERTDVSQYRLAVHLMMACFIFASCVWIYRSLYPHTHDAAPTERSRLFAGVLLIMTFVQIYLGALVAGLDAGFTYNTWPLMDGAWVPEGLFLQTPAWINIFENPKTVQYIHRIGAYILWGAALWHMIQCLRGAAETTHARRSVVLFVLISIQAVIGIVTLVTQVPLHAGVTHQGMALVVLAFAVAHLRAFYGERPKPVLVEIRD; encoded by the coding sequence ATGACAGCTGTATTGACCGGAACCGAGTTGCAGGTGCGCAAAGATATAGCCCGTGTGGATGCCGACCGAAAGGCGATCCGGATCTGGCTGGGCGTCGTGATTTTCGCACTTTTCTGTCTCGTCCTGGTGGGCGGCGCAACGCGCCTGACCGACTCTGGGCTTTCGATCACGCAGTGGAAACCGATCCATGGCGTCATTCCGCCGCTCACCGCCGCAGAGTGGGAGGAAGAGCTCGAACTCTACCGGCAGATCCCGCAGTACCAGCAGATCAACAAGGGCATGAGCCTTGATGAGTTCAAGTTCATCTTCTGGTGGGAATGGGCGCATCGTCTGCTCGCCCGGTTGATTGGGGTCATCTTTGCACTGCCGCTCGCCTATTTCTGGATCCGCGGCAAGATCGAGCCGAGCCTGCGCGCGCCTCTCGTCGGTCTCCTGGCGCTCGGCGGTCTCCAAGGCTTCATCGGCTGGTGGATGGTCTCCTCGGGCCTGAGCGAGCGGACTGACGTCAGCCAGTATCGTCTGGCCGTGCATCTGATGATGGCCTGCTTCATCTTCGCCAGCTGCGTCTGGATCTATCGCAGCCTTTACCCGCATACGCACGATGCGGCGCCGACTGAGAGGAGCCGTCTTTTCGCGGGCGTTCTGCTGATCATGACCTTTGTTCAGATCTATCTCGGCGCGCTCGTTGCGGGGCTCGATGCCGGTTTCACCTACAACACCTGGCCACTGATGGACGGTGCCTGGGTGCCCGAGGGGCTCTTCCTTCAGACGCCGGCCTGGATCAACATCTTCGAGAATCCGAAGACGGTGCAATATATTCACCGCATTGGCGCCTATATTCTTTGGGGTGCTGCGCTGTGGCACATGATCCAATGCCTTCGCGGGGCGGCAGAGACCACCCACGCACGCCGCAGCGTGGTCCTCTTCGTCCTCATCAGCATCCAAGCGGTGATCGGTATCGTCACGCTCGTCACGCAGGTGCCGCTGCATGCAGGCGTCACCCACCAGGGCATGGCGCTGGTGGTCCTTGCCTTTGCGGTTGCCCATCTGCGCGCATTCTACGGCGAGCGCCCGAAGCCGGTCCTGGTGGAAATCCGCGACTGA
- a CDS encoding DODA-type extradiol aromatic ring-opening family dioxygenase, protein MSNRFPVYFIPHGGGPWPFMEFPRDAEGKAPWDDLRAFLEGLDAEIGRRPKAILVVSGHWEKEPVPTVSTAIKPGMLFDYYNFPPHTYELSYPAPGSPELAARARALLANAGIESAENDSRGFDHGVFIPFMLVYPDAEVPITMISLKNTLDVESHVAMGEALAPLRDEDVLIIASGMSYHNMRMFRQAEPSHVEQAIRFDDWLTEAVSAEDSALREKRLSTWDQNPDALACHVPDHDHLVPLFVASGAAGSDAGRQVFRGEFLGKPYSAYRFG, encoded by the coding sequence ATGAGCAACCGTTTTCCCGTCTATTTCATCCCCCATGGCGGTGGGCCCTGGCCGTTCATGGAATTCCCGCGCGATGCCGAAGGCAAGGCGCCTTGGGACGATCTGCGGGCCTTCCTCGAAGGCCTCGATGCGGAAATCGGACGCCGGCCGAAAGCCATTCTCGTCGTTTCCGGCCATTGGGAGAAGGAACCGGTGCCGACGGTGAGCACGGCCATAAAACCCGGCATGCTCTTCGACTACTACAACTTTCCGCCGCATACCTATGAACTCTCCTACCCTGCTCCCGGTTCGCCTGAGCTTGCGGCCCGCGCCAGAGCATTGCTTGCGAATGCGGGTATCGAGAGCGCGGAGAACGACAGCCGTGGCTTCGACCACGGCGTGTTCATTCCCTTCATGCTCGTCTATCCGGATGCCGAAGTGCCGATCACCATGATCTCGCTCAAGAACACGCTGGATGTCGAAAGTCATGTGGCGATGGGCGAGGCGCTGGCCCCTCTGCGCGACGAGGACGTGCTGATCATCGCATCCGGCATGAGCTATCACAACATGCGGATGTTCCGGCAGGCGGAGCCTAGCCATGTGGAGCAGGCGATCCGTTTCGACGACTGGCTGACGGAAGCCGTTTCCGCCGAGGACAGCGCGCTGCGGGAAAAGCGGCTTTCGACCTGGGACCAGAACCCGGATGCGCTGGCCTGCCATGTACCAGACCACGACCACCTTGTGCCGCTCTTCGTGGCATCGGGTGCGGCAGGCTCCGATGCTGGACGGCAGGTCTTCCGGGGAGAATTCCTCGGAAAACCCTACTCCGCCTATCGCTTCGGCTAG
- the argC gene encoding N-acetyl-gamma-glutamyl-phosphate reductase, producing the protein MAAKIFIDGEHGTTGLQIRTRLADRRDLELLSIPEAERRNEKMREDMLNSADIAILCLPDDASKQAYEMTAANNNVRLLDASTAFRVHPDWAYGFAEMDKAQKAKIQSARYVSNPGCYPTGAIGLIRPLRAAGILPDGYPVSVNAVSGYTGGGKQMIAQMEDVNHPEHLAANNFLYGLTLKHKHVPEMQTHGLLDRAPLFAPSVGRFAQGMIVQVPLFLDDLATGTTVDSIHAALVAHYAGQDIVSVVPLADSAKLPRVDAEELVGQDTMKLFVFGTPGGAHVNLVALLDNLGKGASGAAVQNMDLMLSA; encoded by the coding sequence ATGGCAGCGAAGATCTTCATCGACGGCGAACATGGCACAACGGGTCTGCAGATCCGCACGCGCCTGGCCGATCGCCGTGATCTTGAACTGCTGTCGATCCCGGAAGCGGAGCGGCGGAACGAGAAAATGCGCGAGGACATGCTGAACAGCGCCGACATCGCCATCCTCTGCCTGCCCGACGATGCGTCGAAGCAGGCCTATGAGATGACGGCAGCGAATAACAATGTCCGCCTGCTCGACGCCTCCACGGCATTTCGCGTGCACCCGGACTGGGCCTATGGTTTTGCCGAAATGGACAAGGCACAGAAGGCGAAGATCCAATCGGCGCGCTATGTGTCCAATCCTGGCTGCTATCCGACCGGTGCGATCGGCCTCATCCGGCCGCTGCGCGCTGCCGGCATCCTGCCCGACGGATATCCGGTCTCGGTCAATGCCGTCTCGGGCTATACCGGCGGCGGCAAGCAGATGATCGCGCAGATGGAGGATGTGAACCATCCCGAGCATCTGGCGGCAAACAACTTCCTCTATGGACTCACTCTGAAGCACAAGCATGTGCCGGAGATGCAGACCCATGGCCTGCTCGACCGGGCGCCGCTCTTTGCCCCCTCCGTCGGCCGCTTCGCCCAAGGCATGATCGTACAGGTGCCGCTCTTTCTCGACGATCTCGCCACCGGCACGACGGTGGACAGCATCCATGCGGCACTCGTCGCCCACTATGCGGGCCAGGATATCGTCAGTGTCGTTCCGCTGGCGGACAGTGCCAAGCTGCCGCGCGTCGATGCCGAAGAACTGGTCGGACAGGACACGATGAAGCTGTTCGTCTTCGGGACGCCCGGTGGCGCGCATGTCAATCTCGTGGCGCTGCTCGACAATCTCGGCAAGGGCGCGTCAGGAGCGGCTGTGCAGAACATGGACCTGATGCTGTCGGCTTAA
- the speB gene encoding agmatinase, translating into MASKTIDNAFTAKALRGAATDPTYAGVLSFMRRKYSKDVSDVDAVVLGIPFDAAVSNRPGARFGPQAIRRASAIFDNDPQYPFARDLFEQMAVIDYGDVLLDYGNHQNTPALIEQEAAKIIASGAYLLGLGGDHFVTWPLLKAHAAKHGPLALVHFDAHQDTWDDDGQRIDHGSFVCRAVREGVIDPTKSIQIGIRTEAPEDFGIKIIPGYEVEDMGVQAIADAILSHVGTAPTYLTFDIDCLDPAYAPGTGTPVAGGPSSAKMLSVLRKLGALDIRGSDIVEVAPAYDHADITAIAGATVAMYMLGLRAEKLATRA; encoded by the coding sequence ATGGCCAGCAAGACAATCGACAACGCCTTTACCGCCAAGGCCCTGCGTGGCGCCGCGACCGACCCGACCTATGCGGGCGTGCTCTCCTTCATGCGTCGTAAGTATTCCAAGGACGTCAGCGACGTCGATGCGGTCGTGCTCGGCATTCCCTTCGATGCCGCCGTCTCCAACCGGCCCGGCGCCCGTTTCGGACCACAAGCAATCCGGCGCGCATCCGCCATCTTCGACAACGACCCGCAATATCCCTTCGCCCGCGATCTCTTCGAGCAGATGGCTGTCATCGACTATGGCGACGTGCTGCTCGACTATGGCAATCACCAGAACACCCCTGCCCTGATCGAGCAGGAGGCCGCGAAGATCATTGCCTCCGGCGCCTATCTGCTCGGTCTTGGCGGCGACCACTTCGTCACCTGGCCGCTTCTGAAAGCCCATGCAGCGAAGCACGGGCCGCTGGCGCTGGTGCATTTCGATGCGCATCAGGACACCTGGGACGATGACGGTCAGCGGATCGACCATGGTTCCTTCGTCTGCCGGGCCGTGCGCGAAGGCGTGATCGATCCGACGAAGTCGATCCAGATCGGTATCCGCACAGAAGCGCCCGAAGATTTCGGCATCAAGATCATCCCCGGCTACGAGGTCGAGGATATGGGCGTGCAGGCGATCGCCGACGCGATCCTTTCGCATGTTGGCACGGCCCCCACCTATCTGACCTTCGACATCGACTGCCTCGACCCGGCCTATGCGCCGGGTACGGGCACACCGGTCGCGGGCGGCCCCTCCTCGGCGAAGATGCTGTCGGTCCTGCGCAAGCTCGGGGCCCTCGACATCCGGGGCTCTGACATCGTCGAGGTGGCGCCCGCCTATGACCATGCCGATATCACCGCAATTGCCGGTGCGACGGTTGCAATGTATATGCTGGGCCTGCGCGCCGAGAAGCTTGCGACACGCGCCTGA
- the rpsI gene encoding 30S ribosomal protein S9, whose translation MADLSSLKDLAPAQDAAPAHVRKVDSLGRSYATGKRKNAVARVWVKPGTGKITINGREFRTYFARPVLQMVLQQPIVAVARDGQFDIIATVHGGGLSGQAGAVRHGLSKALTYFEPGLRSVLKKGGFLTRDSRVVERKKYGKAKARRSFQFSKR comes from the coding sequence ATGGCCGATCTTTCTTCCCTGAAGGACCTTGCCCCGGCACAGGACGCAGCTCCGGCTCACGTCCGCAAGGTCGACTCCCTGGGTCGCTCCTACGCCACCGGCAAGCGCAAGAACGCTGTTGCCCGCGTATGGGTCAAGCCGGGCACCGGCAAGATCACCATCAACGGCCGCGAGTTCCGCACCTACTTCGCACGTCCGGTCCTGCAGATGGTTCTGCAGCAGCCGATCGTCGCAGTTGCCCGTGACGGCCAGTTCGACATCATCGCAACCGTTCACGGCGGCGGTCTCTCCGGCCAGGCCGGTGCCGTTCGTCACGGTCTCTCGAAGGCCCTCACCTACTTCGAGCCGGGCCTGCGCTCGGTCCTGAAGAAGGGTGGCTTCCTGACCCGCGACAGCCGCGTCGTCGAGCGTAAGAAGTACGGCAAGGCGAAGGCCCGTCGTTCGTTCCAGTTCTCCAAGCGTTAA
- the rplM gene encoding 50S ribosomal protein L13 — translation MSTFVQKPAEVEKKWILIDAEGLVVGRLATIIAMHLRGKHKATYTPHVDDGDNVIVINAEKVVFTGKKYADKKYYWHTGYPGGIKERTARQIIEGRFPERVLEKAVERMIPRGPLGRRQMKNLRVYPGTNHPHEAQQPVALDVASLNSKNTRSA, via the coding sequence ATGTCTACCTTCGTTCAGAAGCCTGCAGAGGTGGAGAAGAAGTGGATCCTCATCGACGCCGAAGGGCTCGTTGTCGGCCGCCTCGCCACCATTATCGCCATGCACCTGCGTGGCAAGCACAAGGCCACCTACACCCCGCACGTTGACGACGGCGACAACGTCATCGTCATCAATGCCGAGAAGGTCGTCTTCACCGGCAAGAAGTATGCCGACAAGAAGTACTACTGGCACACCGGTTATCCGGGCGGCATCAAGGAGCGTACGGCTCGCCAGATCATCGAAGGCCGCTTCCCGGAGCGCGTTCTCGAGAAGGCCGTCGAGCGCATGATCCCGCGTGGCCCGCTCGGTCGTCGCCAGATGAAGAACCTGCGCGTCTATCCTGGCACGAACCACCCGCATGAAGCTCAGCAGCCCGTCGCTCTCGACGTTGCTTCGCTGAATAGCAAGAACACAAGGAGCGCCTAA
- a CDS encoding VOC family protein, which produces MSLERRISLITLGVADVARSTEFYARLGWTKSSASNDQVTFIQLKGTALGLFSRASLAEDAHVEDTPPGFSGVTLAYNVSSEIGVDAVVKFAVSCGARLVKPPEKVFWGGYSGYVADPDGHLWEIAFNPFFPQDEHGHVVLPE; this is translated from the coding sequence ATGTCGCTCGAACGCCGAATTTCGCTCATCACGCTCGGCGTTGCCGACGTCGCTCGCAGCACCGAATTCTATGCGAGGCTGGGTTGGACAAAATCCTCCGCATCCAATGACCAGGTGACGTTCATCCAGCTGAAGGGCACGGCCCTCGGGCTGTTTTCGCGTGCCAGCCTGGCGGAAGATGCGCATGTCGAAGACACGCCCCCGGGCTTTTCCGGCGTCACGCTCGCCTACAATGTCTCGAGCGAGATCGGCGTCGATGCCGTCGTGAAGTTTGCCGTGTCCTGCGGGGCAAGGCTGGTCAAACCGCCGGAGAAAGTCTTCTGGGGTGGGTATTCCGGCTACGTGGCCGATCCCGATGGTCATTTGTGGGAGATCGCCTTCAATCCCTTCTTTCCGCAGGACGAACATGGACATGTCGTTTTGCCGGAATGA
- a CDS encoding CoA-binding protein translates to MNHDTYLNSYLADILATAKNVAVVGASPDDKRPSHWISGFLLGKGYHVFPVNPLHRGERILGQQVYGSLAEISEPVHLVDVFRRTECLAGIVDEVLAMSPRPLAIWCQLGIRDDAAAEKAEEAGISMVMNRALVSEYPLVYERLHPGSAQGHAA, encoded by the coding sequence ATGAACCATGACACCTACCTCAACAGCTATCTCGCCGATATCCTCGCGACGGCCAAGAACGTGGCCGTCGTCGGCGCCTCGCCGGATGACAAGCGCCCCAGTCACTGGATCTCCGGCTTTCTGCTTGGCAAGGGCTATCACGTCTTCCCCGTCAATCCGCTGCATCGCGGCGAGCGCATCCTCGGGCAGCAGGTCTACGGATCGCTGGCGGAGATCTCGGAACCGGTTCATCTCGTCGATGTCTTCCGCCGCACGGAATGCCTAGCGGGCATCGTTGACGAGGTCCTGGCAATGTCGCCCCGGCCCTTGGCGATCTGGTGTCAGCTCGGCATTCGGGATGATGCAGCGGCCGAAAAGGCAGAGGAAGCAGGCATCAGCATGGTCATGAACCGCGCGCTGGTCTCCGAATACCCGCTTGTCTATGAGCGGCTGCATCCGGGCTCGGCGCAAGGTCATGCAGCCTGA
- a CDS encoding CoA-binding protein, whose protein sequence is MADHDHYSADDLRDILGSVRTIALLGASPKPDRPSFGVMRFLLSKGYTVYPVNPGQAGKEILGQTVYATMADIPEPIDMVDVFRAPEYLGEVVAESLALPNRPKVIWGQLTVRDDEAVKPAEAAGIRVVMDRCPAIEIPRLGL, encoded by the coding sequence ATGGCCGATCACGATCACTACAGCGCGGATGACCTGCGGGACATCCTAGGAAGCGTCCGAACGATCGCGTTGCTCGGCGCGTCGCCAAAGCCGGATCGTCCGAGTTTCGGCGTCATGCGTTTCCTTCTGTCGAAGGGCTATACGGTCTATCCGGTCAATCCGGGCCAAGCCGGCAAGGAGATCCTCGGCCAGACCGTCTACGCGACCATGGCGGACATCCCAGAACCGATCGACATGGTCGATGTCTTCAGGGCACCAGAATACCTTGGCGAGGTCGTCGCAGAGTCGCTCGCTTTGCCGAACCGTCCCAAAGTCATCTGGGGTCAGCTGACGGTGCGCGACGATGAAGCGGTGAAGCCGGCCGAAGCGGCCGGCATCCGGGTGGTGATGGATCGTTGCCCGGCGATCGAGATCCCGCGGCTCGGGCTTTGA
- a CDS encoding DUF6455 family protein, with amino-acid sequence MTLTIADPVRHTVQHILSWFAQGFEHATESDMLAGLSDAEVEALADDCGISAHQLLALVKAGPHAADEMPAMMRALNIDPAEVEYRMRRVFRDMQITCAQCSSKDTCRNHLQQGKAERTFVEYCGNADTLNALRANPDLLIEA; translated from the coding sequence ATGACACTGACGATCGCCGATCCGGTCCGCCATACCGTGCAGCACATCCTCTCCTGGTTTGCCCAGGGGTTCGAACATGCCACCGAGAGCGACATGCTCGCCGGTCTTTCCGATGCCGAAGTCGAGGCGCTTGCCGATGATTGTGGCATCAGCGCCCATCAGCTGCTGGCGCTCGTGAAGGCCGGCCCGCATGCCGCCGACGAGATGCCGGCCATGATGCGGGCACTGAACATTGATCCGGCCGAGGTCGAGTACCGCATGCGCCGCGTCTTCCGCGACATGCAGATCACCTGTGCCCAATGTTCGTCGAAGGACACCTGCCGCAACCATCTGCAGCAGGGCAAGGCCGAGCGAACATTCGTTGAATACTGCGGCAATGCCGATACGCTGAATGCGTTGCGAGCCAATCCCGACCTGCTGATCGAGGCCTAA